In a genomic window of Leptospira bandrabouensis:
- the mgtE gene encoding magnesium transporter — MEEERKKESEFRIKIDRDSDSYDEFVGQIKDLIANEESKQLKEMFDGAHPADVVTLFRDLEREEELYLFRLLSKEDQAYALIKMEEETLESFLENLSVDEISHTLNHIETDETTYLLSYLPGAKRELVLANLSKTDSFEIRSQLGFRESSAGRLMSKDFATVSITDNVRKGIINVRKKAKEIDDIYQVYVTDENGVLEGFIPLKDLFLTPINTKVAKITNFSVFAFHYDVDQEEVANTFKKYDLFSAAVTDDLGRIIGRITLDDVLEIVEEEASEDILLMAGVSEDERLSTPILQSVKRRIVWLNVNLLTAFVSSTVVAFFEDTISQIVVLATLMPIVAGLGGNAGTQSVTVVIRNIATGDLSISNWWEAVRKEFTIGVLNGLVLGLVTGCMIFLVKGNPVLGFVVGTAMFVNMIVASLTGSLVPIVLKGMRIDPAIASSIFVTATTDVCGFFFFLGLATVLAKYLI, encoded by the coding sequence ATGGAAGAAGAAAGAAAGAAAGAGTCCGAATTCCGTATCAAAATCGACAGGGATAGCGATTCCTACGATGAGTTTGTCGGTCAAATCAAAGACCTCATTGCCAATGAGGAATCCAAACAACTTAAAGAAATGTTCGATGGGGCTCACCCTGCCGACGTTGTTACCTTATTCCGTGACCTAGAAAGAGAAGAGGAATTATACCTTTTCCGTCTTTTATCTAAAGAAGACCAAGCCTATGCACTCATCAAAATGGAAGAGGAAACTTTAGAGTCCTTTTTAGAGAACCTTTCTGTAGATGAGATCTCCCATACTCTGAATCATATTGAAACAGATGAAACCACTTATCTTCTTTCTTATCTTCCCGGCGCTAAACGAGAGTTAGTTTTAGCAAATTTAAGTAAAACCGATAGTTTTGAAATCAGGTCGCAACTTGGGTTTCGTGAATCCTCAGCAGGACGACTGATGTCCAAGGATTTTGCCACAGTTTCTATTACTGATAATGTGCGTAAAGGGATCATCAATGTTCGGAAAAAAGCCAAAGAAATTGATGATATTTACCAAGTATATGTAACCGATGAAAATGGAGTACTTGAAGGTTTCATTCCTCTGAAGGATTTATTTTTAACACCCATTAATACAAAAGTAGCTAAAATTACAAATTTCTCGGTGTTTGCGTTTCATTACGATGTAGATCAGGAAGAGGTTGCCAATACCTTTAAAAAATACGACTTATTTAGTGCCGCCGTCACAGATGACCTGGGCCGAATCATTGGAAGGATCACTCTTGATGATGTATTAGAAATCGTAGAAGAAGAAGCTTCTGAAGACATTCTCCTAATGGCAGGGGTGTCAGAGGATGAAAGATTATCTACCCCCATTTTACAATCGGTAAAACGTAGGATTGTTTGGCTTAACGTCAATTTACTCACTGCCTTTGTGAGTTCCACTGTGGTTGCCTTTTTTGAAGATACCATCTCTCAGATTGTAGTACTTGCCACTCTCATGCCCATTGTGGCAGGTCTTGGTGGAAATGCGGGAACACAATCGGTAACAGTTGTGATTCGAAATATTGCTACTGGGGATCTTTCTATTTCAAATTGGTGGGAGGCTGTGAGAAAAGAATTTACCATTGGAGTTCTCAATGGTCTTGTTCTTGGTCTTGTGACTGGATGTATGATCTTTTTGGTAAAAGGAAATCCTGTGCTTGGGTTCGTGGTAGGAACTGCCATGTTTGTCAATATGATTGTAGCATCACTCACTGGGTCGTTAGTTCCTATTGTCCTTAAAGGTATGCGAATTGATCCTGCGATTGCTTCTTCTATTTTTGTGACTGCGACAACAGATGTCTGTGGGTTTTTCTTTTTCCTCGGACTTGCCACAGTCTTGGCAAAATATTTAATTTAG
- a CDS encoding acyl-CoA dehydrogenase — protein MSETLENLILKYGEPGSPYPKDREELEIGFYRSWKPILIKEGFFRFLLGLETYLEFQKKLSHLAEEPVGVSLGLSCMVEVNVAGGILSQAEQIQRENQGQNLNQNDHQNRDTNSVGVWDLFWDAFRTGNPTKIFAVGVSEPGWETKLRKLSSTIVNGTLSGTKSFITNGAEADFILWVTKSDVGNPVYLVRRNKRIRNQSEELKPNDQKFITEESFHTDFTPLVTHLKLTLCEYPIDSSYLILENYGKLGIELRLKELLSLVSLLIGKTKKVSLENELVAEERKKLNLWRENFLSQCQGNPDADFLLSGFPYPTEGLLLALCKHWNLESPKDLKSVDPDYQLFVWEDQFTKALVQKKNRNLS, from the coding sequence GTGAGTGAAACACTTGAGAATTTAATTTTAAAGTATGGGGAACCTGGTTCACCTTATCCTAAAGATAGGGAAGAACTTGAGATCGGATTTTATAGAAGCTGGAAACCAATCCTAATTAAGGAAGGTTTTTTTCGTTTCCTACTTGGTCTCGAAACCTATTTAGAATTTCAAAAGAAACTTTCCCATCTCGCAGAAGAGCCGGTAGGGGTTTCTTTAGGACTTTCTTGTATGGTGGAAGTGAATGTGGCCGGTGGGATTTTATCCCAGGCGGAACAAATCCAACGGGAAAACCAAGGACAAAACCTAAACCAAAACGATCATCAAAATAGGGACACAAACTCAGTAGGGGTTTGGGACTTGTTTTGGGATGCTTTCCGGACTGGCAACCCAACTAAAATTTTTGCCGTGGGAGTGAGTGAACCTGGTTGGGAAACCAAACTGCGTAAGTTAAGTTCCACAATTGTGAACGGAACACTCTCAGGAACCAAATCCTTTATCACAAATGGGGCGGAAGCCGATTTTATCTTATGGGTAACCAAATCAGATGTTGGAAACCCAGTTTATTTGGTTAGGCGCAATAAAAGAATACGAAACCAGAGTGAAGAGTTAAAACCTAATGATCAAAAGTTTATCACTGAAGAATCCTTTCATACCGATTTTACACCTCTTGTCACTCACCTGAAACTGACGTTATGCGAATATCCCATTGATTCTTCATATCTCATTTTAGAAAATTATGGAAAATTGGGCATAGAACTTAGGTTAAAGGAGCTCCTTTCTCTTGTTTCCTTACTCATTGGAAAAACCAAAAAAGTTTCATTGGAAAATGAATTGGTAGCGGAAGAGAGAAAGAAACTGAACCTATGGCGAGAGAATTTTTTATCTCAGTGTCAAGGAAACCCTGATGCGGACTTTTTATTATCTGGATTTCCCTATCCCACAGAAGGACTTCTTTTAGCACTTTGTAAACATTGGAATTTAGAATCTCCCAAAGATTTAAAGTCGGTGGACCCAGACTACCAACTTTTTGTATGGGAAGATCAGTTCACGAAAGCTTTAGTCCAAAAGAAAAACCGAAATTTATCTTAG
- a CDS encoding LA_2219 family laminin/E-cadherin/plasminogen-binding protein, whose translation MKFFSLFFTVFSFFVIIHCQSTSSVSIQSNGESVQELPPGKDLLPPPGGEGEIILNEKGEEVQNHTGEIPFFQKKSDLPTELFRVYIASDSYMVRQIRHTDKIQRKPDPGGDELAKEEMKKFDLLSFVDDGMITIGLNSITGKLESIAFDRRVPRINDVAKIIQNDASRFNYEHFSKDGAPIVTKFLISYQIRLYPGKTRDEIKKMLQKKK comes from the coding sequence ATGAAATTCTTCTCTTTGTTTTTCACTGTATTTTCGTTTTTTGTCATTATCCATTGCCAATCGACTTCTTCCGTTTCCATCCAATCCAATGGAGAATCCGTTCAGGAACTTCCTCCTGGAAAGGATTTACTTCCTCCACCGGGAGGAGAAGGTGAAATCATCCTGAATGAAAAAGGGGAAGAAGTCCAAAACCATACGGGTGAAATTCCATTCTTTCAAAAAAAGAGCGATTTACCTACCGAACTTTTTCGTGTTTATATTGCCTCTGATTCCTACATGGTGCGCCAGATTCGCCATACGGATAAAATCCAGAGAAAACCAGACCCAGGTGGAGATGAACTTGCTAAAGAAGAAATGAAAAAATTTGATCTTCTTAGTTTTGTAGATGATGGGATGATTACCATTGGACTTAATTCTATCACAGGAAAGTTAGAATCCATTGCCTTTGACCGTCGTGTTCCTAGGATCAATGATGTGGCAAAGATCATTCAAAATGATGCTTCCCGTTTTAATTATGAACATTTTTCTAAAGATGGAGCACCCATCGTTACAAAGTTTTTAATCAGTTACCAAATTCGTCTTTATCCTGGAAAAACGAGAGACGAAATCAAAAAGATGTTACAGAAGAAAAAATAA
- a CDS encoding cation diffusion facilitator family transporter, producing MSKPRPKRSRLVLFLSLSGILSLCIFFIEWIGSKESGSLALFADAGHIFTDVFAHLISLFALLIASKKPTQKYPFGFHRFEVLAAFINGLLLIGMAGFILYESYMRFSRPGHVEADSMLAYSLIGFGINLISAGLLVGVSKTSLNLKSAYLHVLSDLLGTLAVVVGAIIIRFTGYKEVDSFLSIILGIFILKTSFGIVKESVEILIEADTSDFDKEHLLEHIQVLKGIESVPQITVRKLTSGVFSVELQILVGNHSNRDKIVLEIHKVLKEEFGVPFVSVEILSSSVKKQLKEISVRETEREFGHHGHNHGHAHDHHH from the coding sequence ATGAGTAAACCTAGACCGAAACGATCGCGTTTGGTTTTATTCTTAAGCCTCTCAGGGATATTATCTTTATGTATTTTCTTTATTGAATGGATTGGTTCCAAAGAAAGTGGAAGCCTTGCGCTTTTTGCAGATGCAGGCCATATTTTTACCGACGTTTTTGCCCATCTCATTTCTTTATTCGCCCTACTCATTGCATCTAAAAAACCCACACAAAAATATCCTTTTGGATTTCATAGGTTTGAAGTTCTGGCAGCCTTTATCAATGGACTACTCCTCATTGGAATGGCCGGTTTTATTCTCTATGAAAGTTATATGCGATTTTCTAGACCAGGCCATGTGGAAGCCGATTCAATGTTGGCGTATTCACTGATTGGATTTGGTATCAATTTGATTTCGGCAGGCCTACTAGTTGGTGTGAGTAAAACTAGCCTGAACTTAAAGTCTGCTTATTTACATGTCTTAAGTGATCTTTTAGGAACTTTGGCAGTGGTGGTTGGGGCTATCATCATTCGATTTACAGGATATAAAGAAGTTGATAGTTTCCTCAGTATCATTTTAGGAATCTTTATTCTTAAAACGTCCTTCGGAATTGTAAAAGAATCTGTAGAAATATTAATTGAAGCTGATACAAGTGATTTCGATAAAGAACATCTTTTGGAACATATCCAGGTTTTAAAAGGAATTGAATCGGTTCCGCAAATTACAGTTCGTAAACTCACCTCAGGAGTATTTTCTGTCGAGTTACAGATCTTAGTTGGCAATCACTCAAATAGAGACAAAATTGTTTTGGAAATTCATAAAGTATTAAAAGAAGAATTTGGAGTTCCGTTTGTTTCTGTGGAAATTCTTTCCTCTTCCGTTAAAAAACAACTAAAAGAGATTTCAGTTAGAGAAACAGAACGAGAATTTGGCCATCACGGACATAACCATGGTCATGCACATGACCACCACCACTAA
- a CDS encoding LEA type 2 family protein has product MKLALPLILSIFSLQCSVLGVIQDKIPMPEFEFDSLSIKSITFTDITLNVVTSVENPYPISLPSSLLDMDIKIEGLKLSQIKTDLGAIEGKKTKQLPLEVKLKYTDLLNLYKKFPNKPLLEVSAEGNMKVPIPKQWQLLGKDSLSFPFVKKKEIPAILPNVEIQNFKILMPTEADILSASNTNALADTATGFLKGLLGGTKQPATSAAKAGLSGLNLDLNTEFDFIFANEAASNLNLTNLNYDLNLAGEKFLNGTPKEIINSGKTSTVKVATKFPVTSISSSLYKTIQSKSAQFDLKGDSGLKVPSVPETIPFIYEKHGNFKW; this is encoded by the coding sequence ATGAAATTGGCACTTCCCTTAATCCTCTCTATTTTCAGTCTGCAATGTTCTGTCCTTGGAGTGATCCAAGACAAAATACCTATGCCTGAGTTTGAATTTGATTCTCTTTCGATAAAGAGCATTACCTTTACTGACATCACCTTAAACGTAGTGACCTCGGTGGAAAATCCTTATCCGATATCTCTTCCCAGTTCATTGCTCGATATGGATATCAAAATCGAAGGTTTAAAACTTTCACAAATTAAAACCGATTTAGGGGCCATTGAAGGTAAAAAAACAAAACAACTGCCATTGGAAGTGAAACTCAAATACACTGACTTACTCAATCTTTACAAAAAGTTTCCAAACAAACCCCTGTTAGAAGTTAGTGCAGAAGGAAATATGAAAGTGCCAATTCCCAAACAATGGCAACTTTTAGGAAAAGATTCTCTTAGTTTTCCCTTTGTGAAAAAAAAGGAAATCCCTGCTATCTTACCCAATGTTGAGATTCAAAACTTTAAAATTTTGATGCCTACCGAAGCCGATATCCTCAGTGCTTCTAATACCAATGCACTGGCAGACACTGCTACTGGATTTTTAAAAGGATTACTCGGGGGAACGAAACAACCTGCGACCTCTGCGGCAAAAGCAGGTCTTTCTGGACTTAACTTAGATTTAAATACAGAGTTTGATTTTATATTTGCTAACGAAGCTGCCTCCAACCTAAACCTAACAAATCTTAACTATGATTTAAATTTAGCAGGTGAAAAGTTCTTAAATGGAACTCCTAAGGAAATCATCAACTCAGGAAAAACTTCTACAGTAAAAGTGGCCACAAAGTTTCCCGTAACATCCATTAGTTCTTCACTCTACAAAACCATCCAATCCAAATCGGCTCAGTTTGATTTAAAAGGTGATTCTGGTTTAAAAGTTCCGTCTGTTCCAGAAACCATACCTTTCATTTATGAAAAACATGGGAACTTTAAGTGGTAA
- a CDS encoding adenylate/guanylate cyclase domain-containing protein: protein MIEISAEIPFLRTSKLVFLIWDESPGSLETWDWNEGITIFFQTRRAGELEFRFGPPLWGIPTDTNRLEFPFVSIHNIPTNKYLASELAKLGEEKTIYVLISKGLESEARSVFARLEYLWDDKISPDRITHKFGLTGKTSSVSDTQVSNHHLSKKNSLIHPPLEFIGKSGINRVKEKVLVSANGAHIDRMNPELDEEVSDKVSSPDESPNHPYDLIESSFSEPENLDDKPKEEDSLPKSDTAKVKEEKKEETADHALDGSSGTKFSLQLKMMGVISLLFALSVSVIIFFASFYFKRSIELQLRDNNIRIAEIIGSKVKSDILGVVEKGRQIAITLTTQGLPEAERKLLIKTFFENDKEFIYLGIFERKENSLVMKREVFNEEELKKSSVTEEDFHTVVNRNRDSLAQAFNGQTVLLNSSPGFQEPSFAIAIPTAENGELDNALVMIVKLNKIIGAFSKKGIETTFMVNGNGTVLAHPKEDLVLAATDLTSMPIVKSMLTSAPNTGQMSYLDEELGGSYLGSFQKIGFADAGVITIVSEEKAFADVYKSQKTNLYIAGIGLCSALIFVFFFSKTITKPVLQLLSATLEIAKGNFKIGIKPTTQDEVGLLTKYFIDMGAGLEEREKVKNILGSMIDPVVVQEAMVDLAALKRGSETHITAFFSDVASFSTISEQLKSADLAALLNEYLSAMTIILKKHEGVLDKYIGDAIVGIFNAPVPVLEHELKAARASVDMVTKLADLREYWTKNNLYSKEAQVMDARIGLNSGPAKVGFMGTDALASYTMMGDTVNLAARLEAAGKDYGVNILITDPIRDSIQGEMVTRYLDLVRVKGKNEPVKIHELIGYRSMISNNFLEAAEIYESGFKEYLNQNWNSAIKYFSESEKAKGQKDKSSRMLVERCEEYKLNPPGSDWDGVFTRTHK, encoded by the coding sequence ATGATAGAAATTTCCGCTGAAATTCCGTTCCTCCGAACGTCCAAACTTGTGTTTCTTATCTGGGATGAATCTCCTGGAAGTTTAGAGACATGGGATTGGAACGAGGGGATTACTATATTTTTCCAAACTCGGCGTGCCGGGGAACTAGAGTTTCGATTTGGTCCCCCTCTTTGGGGAATTCCTACAGATACGAATCGATTGGAATTTCCATTTGTATCCATTCACAATATTCCTACCAATAAATATCTCGCTTCCGAATTAGCAAAGTTAGGTGAAGAAAAAACTATCTATGTTTTAATTTCAAAAGGTTTGGAATCAGAAGCAAGATCTGTATTTGCTCGTTTAGAATACCTTTGGGATGATAAAATATCTCCTGATCGAATCACACATAAATTTGGCCTGACTGGTAAAACAAGTTCTGTATCGGATACACAAGTTTCAAACCATCATTTATCTAAAAAAAATTCTCTGATTCATCCACCATTAGAATTTATTGGAAAGTCCGGTATTAATAGAGTCAAAGAAAAGGTACTAGTCTCGGCCAATGGGGCTCATATCGATCGAATGAATCCGGAATTGGATGAGGAAGTAAGTGATAAGGTTTCGTCTCCCGATGAATCACCGAACCATCCTTATGATTTAATTGAATCTTCTTTTTCAGAACCGGAGAATTTGGATGATAAACCGAAGGAAGAAGATTCCCTTCCAAAATCTGATACCGCAAAAGTAAAAGAAGAGAAAAAAGAAGAAACTGCCGATCATGCGTTAGATGGATCGTCTGGGACAAAATTTTCGCTCCAACTAAAAATGATGGGTGTGATTAGTCTCTTATTCGCATTGTCAGTTTCCGTAATTATCTTTTTTGCTTCTTTTTATTTTAAAAGGTCCATTGAACTTCAGTTACGTGATAATAATATTCGAATTGCAGAAATCATAGGTTCAAAGGTAAAATCTGATATTCTCGGCGTAGTAGAAAAAGGTCGCCAAATAGCCATTACACTCACGACCCAAGGTCTTCCTGAAGCAGAGAGAAAACTTCTTATCAAAACATTTTTTGAAAATGATAAAGAGTTCATTTATTTAGGGATTTTTGAACGAAAAGAAAATTCTTTGGTGATGAAGAGAGAAGTGTTCAATGAAGAAGAACTAAAAAAAAGTTCTGTTACCGAAGAAGATTTTCATACCGTTGTTAATCGGAATCGTGATTCATTGGCACAGGCATTTAACGGTCAAACCGTACTTTTAAATTCGAGTCCCGGGTTCCAAGAACCTTCCTTTGCCATTGCTATTCCTACAGCGGAAAACGGAGAACTAGACAACGCTCTTGTGATGATTGTAAAATTAAACAAAATCATCGGAGCTTTTTCTAAAAAGGGTATCGAAACCACTTTTATGGTAAACGGAAACGGAACGGTTCTTGCTCATCCTAAAGAAGACTTAGTTCTTGCCGCAACTGACCTTACTTCTATGCCTATCGTTAAATCTATGTTAACGAGTGCACCGAATACGGGGCAAATGAGTTATTTAGACGAAGAGTTAGGCGGATCTTATTTGGGTTCCTTTCAGAAAATTGGGTTCGCAGATGCCGGTGTGATTACCATTGTTTCAGAAGAAAAGGCTTTTGCCGATGTATACAAAAGTCAAAAAACAAATTTGTATATTGCTGGGATTGGATTGTGTTCGGCTCTCATCTTTGTATTTTTCTTTTCCAAAACCATTACGAAACCTGTTTTACAGCTTCTTTCCGCAACTTTGGAAATTGCCAAAGGAAATTTTAAAATTGGAATTAAACCCACAACCCAAGATGAAGTGGGGCTTCTTACCAAATACTTCATTGATATGGGTGCAGGTTTAGAAGAACGAGAGAAGGTTAAAAATATCTTAGGGAGTATGATTGATCCGGTTGTGGTCCAAGAAGCTATGGTTGACTTGGCTGCTTTAAAAAGAGGATCGGAAACTCATATTACCGCATTTTTCTCAGATGTGGCCAGTTTTTCTACTATCTCCGAACAATTAAAATCAGCAGACCTTGCTGCTCTTCTCAACGAATATTTGTCAGCGATGACAATTATTCTAAAAAAACACGAAGGAGTTTTGGATAAATACATTGGAGATGCAATCGTAGGTATTTTTAATGCGCCAGTTCCTGTTTTGGAACATGAACTAAAAGCGGCCCGAGCCAGTGTGGACATGGTGACAAAACTTGCGGACTTACGCGAATATTGGACAAAAAACAATCTATATTCGAAAGAAGCTCAAGTGATGGATGCAAGGATTGGACTCAATTCAGGACCAGCTAAGGTTGGTTTTATGGGAACAGATGCGCTGGCCTCGTATACAATGATGGGTGACACAGTCAATCTTGCAGCAAGGCTTGAAGCAGCAGGAAAGGATTATGGTGTGAATATTCTTATAACCGATCCTATTCGCGATTCCATCCAAGGTGAAATGGTGACTCGGTATTTGGACCTTGTGAGAGTAAAGGGTAAAAATGAACCAGTGAAAATTCATGAACTCATCGGTTACCGTTCTATGATTTCCAATAACTTTCTGGAAGCAGCAGAAATTTACGAATCGGGATTTAAAGAATATTTAAATCAAAACTGGAATTCTGCAATTAAATACTTTTCGGAATCAGAAAAAGCCAAGGGACAAAAAGACAAGTCTAGTCGTATGCTTGTGGAACGCTGCGAAGAATACAAACTTAATCCACCTGGTTCCGATTGGGATGGAGTTTTCACAAGGACACATAAATAA
- a CDS encoding exodeoxyribonuclease III has translation MKIITLNCNGIRSSLSKGLLDFICQENPDIICFQETKAPVTEIDREEFRNLGYEVHTCIAEKPGYSGTAVLTKLKPKSVTIGLGAGIYSLEGRSVFLEYPEFFLWNLYFPSGTSGEERQKIKYQFLDSFYELAKPYTKKKKPLIVCGDVNIAHTEIDIHNAKGNQKSSGFLPEERAWVSKFLDLGFLDCFRVVQPEVKDEYSWWTYRFQARKNNKGWRIDYFFITKSSGYKIESVTIAKEPVLSDHAPVVMKIQFT, from the coding sequence ATGAAAATCATCACGTTAAATTGCAACGGAATTCGTTCCAGTTTGAGCAAAGGTTTGCTCGATTTTATCTGTCAGGAAAATCCCGACATTATTTGTTTCCAAGAAACTAAGGCTCCTGTCACAGAAATTGATAGAGAAGAATTTAGGAATCTGGGGTATGAAGTGCACACATGTATCGCAGAAAAACCGGGATACAGTGGAACAGCAGTTCTTACTAAATTAAAACCAAAATCGGTCACGATAGGTCTCGGTGCTGGAATTTATTCCTTGGAAGGAAGGTCCGTTTTCTTAGAATATCCCGAATTTTTTCTTTGGAACCTTTACTTTCCTTCAGGAACGAGTGGCGAGGAAAGACAAAAAATCAAATACCAATTTTTAGATTCCTTTTACGAACTAGCAAAACCCTATACTAAGAAGAAAAAACCTTTGATTGTCTGCGGGGATGTCAATATCGCCCATACAGAAATTGATATCCACAATGCAAAAGGAAACCAAAAGAGTTCGGGATTTCTACCCGAAGAAAGGGCCTGGGTTTCTAAGTTTTTGGATTTAGGTTTTTTAGATTGTTTTCGCGTGGTGCAACCGGAAGTAAAAGATGAATACTCGTGGTGGACTTATAGGTTCCAAGCCAGAAAAAACAACAAAGGATGGAGGATTGATTATTTTTTTATCACAAAATCTTCTGGGTATAAAATTGAATCTGTGACCATTGCCAAAGAACCTGTTCTTTCCGACCATGCCCCCGTGGTGATGAAAATTCAATTCACTTGA
- a CDS encoding OmpA family protein: MRSNFQIFGFSILLVFFSVSTLSADWIYFPYEYNQIYKEKYALELELADIRRQHQNELNRLEEEKKELQVQNRNLTEDLELEKRNRAKEQDEFSDKMRDYDMRLRSLEKKGTDKERILADENRKREEKDRADLDALKKKLEDKERECLQKEQKLRDNYESKIDELKERIRNLEEELANLRKLTKEQKRELERLAEQTKEFEEKLAKEITSGQIRLKRFHNKLIINIDDKISFDSGSSELKPAILPAIEKIREILASYPENYIVVEGHTDNVPIKTKFRNNWHLSSERALSVLDYMLQNKNLNPKNFSSAGYGEFQPIVPNTSKENKALNRRVDIVVVPRATGSLNANHE; the protein is encoded by the coding sequence ATGCGAAGTAATTTTCAAATTTTTGGTTTTTCTATCCTTTTAGTTTTTTTCTCAGTATCCACACTATCTGCGGACTGGATTTATTTCCCGTACGAATACAACCAAATCTACAAAGAAAAATATGCTTTGGAGTTGGAACTTGCTGACATTCGAAGACAACACCAAAACGAATTAAATCGTTTGGAAGAGGAAAAAAAAGAACTCCAAGTACAGAATCGTAACCTTACGGAAGATTTGGAATTAGAGAAACGCAACCGTGCCAAAGAACAGGATGAATTCTCCGACAAAATGCGTGATTACGATATGCGCCTTCGTAGTCTGGAGAAAAAGGGAACTGACAAGGAACGAATACTTGCCGATGAAAACAGGAAACGAGAGGAAAAGGACAGAGCTGACTTAGATGCACTAAAGAAAAAATTAGAAGATAAAGAACGTGAATGTTTACAAAAAGAACAGAAACTTCGCGATAATTATGAATCTAAAATTGATGAACTAAAAGAAAGAATACGTAATTTAGAAGAAGAACTGGCAAACCTACGTAAACTTACAAAAGAACAAAAAAGAGAATTGGAAAGGCTTGCCGAACAAACCAAAGAGTTTGAAGAAAAACTGGCAAAAGAAATTACCTCAGGCCAAATTCGACTCAAACGTTTTCACAACAAACTTATCATTAATATCGATGATAAAATTTCTTTTGATAGTGGTTCTTCCGAATTAAAACCAGCAATCCTTCCCGCGATCGAAAAAATCAGAGAAATCTTAGCTTCCTATCCCGAAAATTATATTGTTGTAGAAGGACATACAGACAATGTCCCTATCAAAACAAAATTTAGAAACAACTGGCATCTTTCCAGCGAACGGGCGTTATCTGTTCTGGATTATATGTTACAAAACAAAAACCTAAACCCTAAAAACTTTTCGAGTGCTGGCTATGGTGAATTTCAGCCGATAGTTCCCAATACTTCCAAAGAAAATAAAGCTCTTAACCGGAGAGTGGACATAGTGGTTGTCCCAAGAGCAACAGGCTCCCTAAATGCAAACCATGAGTAA